The Serinus canaria isolate serCan28SL12 chromosome Z, serCan2020, whole genome shotgun sequence genomic interval gggctcaggtgagaccccacctgcagagctgccccagccctggctccaacagcacaaggacttggagctgctggagtgaatCCAGAGGAGGAACCAATGTGaagagagggatggagcagcactgctgacagaATTAGGACTGCTCAGCCTACAGAAAAggcagctttggggtgacctaattgcagccttccagtacctgaagggagtgacaagaaagatgaagagatTATTTACAAGGGCCTAGAGTGACAAGGAGCAACGACTTAATAGTGGCAGAGGCCAAgattagatgggatattggaaagaaattcttggctgtgaagTTGATGAAGCCCgggcacaggttgctcagatcagctgtgactgccccatccctgaaagtgttcacAGCCAGGCTGTACATGGCTTGGAGTgacctgggatagtgaaaggtgtccttgcccatggcagaaggGTGGAGTGACAATGTTCAAGGTCTTCTCCAaaaccattctgagattctCAGATTTAAATCTCTAGCTATTGCTGCTGTGACAGCTACACCTGCTGTCAGTAGTCCCGAGACACAAAGACCAGTATTCCAAAGGCCAGGCACCAAGACGGGTGAGACAGCAATTCCAAGAAATGCTTTGTCAGTGTCAGACAGCTAAGAGATTCCTGTGAAGTCCAGTGGGTTATCCCTGTGACCCCCAGCTGCACTACCCTGCTGCAGGATAAGCTGCCTGGCATAAAAATGATGAACATTGAGAAGGTccctcagctctgtccctctcGTGGTTCGTGTAAGGGGGAGTTTGTCCACTAAAGCATTAAGGATACCCCTGATTTGCAGAGTCCCTCtagcagggctgtgtccagggGAATTCAGATGTGTGGTTCTACAGGCGCAAGAGCAAGCAGGTAGACGTAAAGCAATTACACAGAACACAGTATTTTTACATTCAGAACAAAGCCTTTTTACATGGGAACCTTTATTCTCACCGAGATCTGTACATTCAAGTCGCACATGCTTTTGTCGTCTTTGACGGAGCTGGAACACTGGATCACAACAGCCTGGTCTGTTAGAACAGTTTTATGAGTTTATGCCTCAAAAGTAGACAGGAACTTTGTGACTATTTCCTTCAATTTTGCTTCTGTCTGGTCAGAGATCTTCCCTTCGGTCCTGTGGGAAGAGTTCAGTTAAATTCTGGCACAGCAATCAGAACAGGGTCAACCCTGAGACAAACACAGAAGCTTAACAACGAACCTCCCCATTTCTAACAaattcagtaaataaataaacacatttatttgATGCATGAAGCCATCCCACGGATAGAATGTCTCTTCTCCTAAAAGAGCCAGTCCTGTTTGAGAACTCAAGTTTGTTCACAAATTCTTTCAGAACAGCTATATGAATTCCAACAAGGCCCAACCTACAGAGGGGGTCGCCAGAGACAGAAGGCATTAATATCTTCATGACAAAAAAAGCCAGGACTATGGAAATACTCAATCCCCAACACTTCACTCAGCAGCACTTAATCCACAGCACTCCAACAGCTCAAAGCTGGCCACAATATGGGGACTGAATCCATCAAGAGATTTCAGGAACAGGTTAGAGGAGACACATTGCAAGAAGGTTCACTTTAAGCATCAGCTGCTTTTCCTAAGAGCTAAAGCTGAGGACAGCAGATGGTAAGAAGGCTGATTTAACCCCTAGTTTTGATACAGCCAGCTGAATGCCTGGTATTCTTAGCATACACTAAACCAACAGTTCAGTGACCATTACCTGCACTCCAGACATTAATACCTTTGGGATAAAACAACGTAAACCACCATACCTGATTGTGGAGAGGAGGTCCTGGTGCTGGCTCAGTACATGAGCCAGGAAAGCACTCTCAAATTTTGTGATCTTGCTGGGCTCCAGCTTGTCCAAGTGACCTCTTACACCAGCATAGATGACTGCCACCTGCTCCTCAATAGCCATGGGAACTGCAGGAAAAGACAGCACTCACACCTCTAGAACTCTTCCAGCAGGACACAACAAACTACAGAGTCCTTGGAACACCCAAGCACACGTGGACAGCTCAGTTCAAGCAAATCTGCATGTACCACGTGCACAGAACAGACACAAACACTAACCAAGCCCAACCTCGTTCGCACAAGGCACCAATGGCACCCAGACCTGCCTAGCCCAGGGCACTCACCGTActggccctgcttgagcagctCTGTCAGGCGCACGCCGCGGTTCAGCAGCTGCTGCGTGGCAGCGTCCAGGTCAGAGCCGAACTGGGCGAAGGCAGCGACCTCCCGGTACTGAGCCAGCTCCAGCTTCATGGTACCGGCCACCTGCAGGGCACAGTCACAGCCACTGACATCACCTCTAAGTGCGTCCAGGAGTTTGAATGTCAGCTGGCAGCTGACAGGTGTTACAAGTCAGCTTTGCCTTTCACTCCATACAAATGAATCAAAAAACTGACAGATTATACACATTACAAAAATCCTACACTTTACCATAACCACACCATTTCTCCGCTGAAACAGCAACTGTTGATATTAAATCTCTCTAATTCTAGATTTAGTCTAATTGTAGATAATTTAGTCTGGACTAAAAACCTGTGGTTAAGAGAGCATTCTCCATTTCTAAGTGAGGAGTACCCAGTTCAACACATCAAAACTTAATCCCGCATCTTTATGCAGAAACTACTTCCCTTTTTCACATGCCTTTCTCAGCAGGCAACAGAAGCATTGAAGAGATATCTAAAGTTTGTTCTTTTGTAATTTCATAACACTAAGAGATCTAAAGCTCTAATCCTTCTCTATTCACACCTACACACCACTCATCTCTAGCATGAGGAGGAACAGTAATTTCCCAATTACCTACCTGCTTCATAGCCCTGGTCTGAGCAGCAGAACCCACACGGGACACAGACAGACCAACATTGATGGCTGGACGGATACCTTTGTAGAACAACTCAGTCTCCAAGAAGATCTGCAGGACAGAATTGTATCATTATCTTGTTCAGAGGCCTGGAGGCCTCCTCAGAGACCAGCCACTAAGCTCCATGGAGATACTGGGCTGTGAGGGAGCCCTACCTGTCCATCAGTGATGGAGATGACATTGGTTGGAATGTAAGCAGACACATCCCCAGCCTGAGTCTCGATGACAGGCAAGGCGGTCAGAGAGCCGCCCCCGAAGGAGTCGTTCATTTTGGctgccctctccagcagccGAGAGTGCAAGTAGAACACATCGCCCGGGTAGGCCTCACGGCCAGGGGGGCGGCGCAGCAGCAGAGACATCTGACGGTAGGCAACGGCCTGTGTGGAGCAGAAACAGCCTTCAGAGCTCTGCACCCCACttaacattttacatttctaaACCTGAGGAGTTCTTATAGCTACAAACACCAATGCCACACCACAAGGCCTAAAACCAAAGTTTCCTGACCTGTTTGGACAAGTCATCATAGATGATGAGTGCGTGCTTCCCGTTGTCTCTGAAGTACTCCCCCATGGAGCAGCCTGAATAGGGAGCCAGATACTGCAGGGGTGCTGCATCAGATGCTGTGGCAGACACCACAATAGTGTACTTCATGGCATCTGCAAAGGATTGGAGACACCACTGAGTGCGTTGTGTCATCATGCACAAAATCAGCAAACACAACAAGCATGTGAAGGACCAGCGCTGAAGCACATCCAGGCAGTGTCACTATACTGCAACAGGAAAGCCCAGCACACCAGCTGAACACACCTGCTAGCAAAACTGACTCAGGAAGTCTCAAGAGCAACTCTGTGGCAGCTAACATCTAACACTTAATAACTtcctttccatttaaaaaaaagctgaaaactaAGACaagtttttcttctaaataaaaGTCACGCTGAAAGTCCACCGTTTCCCAACTGCTGTAAGACAGTACAACCCTCTGTGATAGTCTCAAACAAATTACTGTCCCTAAAATGTGGGGTTTTCTGTAACAGCTGCCAGAACTACCAGGCATGAGGTCAAGTCCCTGATCTCCTGAAAGCTCTGTTAAATGTGGAGCCTTGGTAATGGAAATCACTGATTCTGAAGACATGCTATTATTTAATGCCTTATGTTTGGGCAGTGAAACTCTtcactgcatttccagctgccGTTCACACTGACTGGCAAATGGAACACACAGGACAAATGCCAAGTCAATGACAACTTGAAGGCCACAGCTTGTCACCAAGTCGCCTGACTGCCAAGATAAAGCTTTTGactctgctgaaaaaaaaaaaaaaactaaaaccacaCGGCAACTTTTCCAGAAGCAATTCAACAGTTTTGGGGGCCTCAAAATAGTCCTCCTGATTGTGATATAGTAAAAATGAGGTTCTTTCCCCCAGACAGGTATAGAGATTTCTTGTTCACAAAACTGAGTAATTCACTCGTGTAATATGCATTCTCTCTACACTTGCAGCCAGGAGACGTCACAGCAGTACTCAGCATTACAAAGAGAACAGGATGTCATTAGGTGCCAGGCTCAACCATCTCCCAAATGCATACCTGCATCAGTGAGCCTCTTTACCAGCTGAGCAACAGTGGATCTCTTCTGGCCAATTGCAACATAGATACAGTACAGCTTCTTCTTCTCATCCGTGCCATCATTGAATCGTTTCTGGTTGATTATGGTGTCAATTGCAATTGAAGTTTTCCTGTGGAACAGAGAGGCTGGTAAGTAAAGCTGCCCAAGGTTTTCCCAGCCCTTACTCAACCttgtgtccagctctgctgtaCCTGAGTCTCTGGTCAAGGAACATTTTAGGATTGAGCACTTAACTTACCCAGTCTGCCTGTCACCAATGATCAGCTCACGCTGGCCACGACCAATGGGCACCAAGCTGTCCACAGCCTTAATCCCAGTCTGCATGGGCTCACGCACAGAGATCCTGGGAATGATCCCAGGGGCCTTCAAGCCAACTCTCCTACGTGTCTTAGATGCAATAGCAccctaaaagaaagaaaaaactgctgAGGCCAGTATCACACAAATAATAGCAGAGGTACTTAGCACCCAGCTACACTCACCTTCCCATCAATTGGATTGCCCAGGGCATCCACAACAcggcccagcagctcctcccccACGGGAACATCCACAATGGCACCAGTCCGCTTCACAACATCCCCCTCCTTGATCAGTCTGTCGTTACCAAACACGACAACACCAACGTTGTCAGGCTCCAAATTCAAGGACATACCCTGGAACAGAGATCACATCACTCTGAGAAAATCCACACTGACACGCATAAAAACTTTCATATTGACATGATTATTTCACTATGTAGAAAATCCTACATGATCTACCTCAACCTTGTGACACTAATCAAGGTTAAAGCATCTATTTCCTTCCACACTGGCTAGAGAACCTGCCTAAGTTTTCAACTTACCAGGTAGTTACACCCCAGCAGCCTAGCACTCAAGTCAATTGTTTCTctaaaaagaacagaaagggTAAGCAAGGTTCAAGTACAACATTACTCCCTTGCCTAGAAGCTGGACAAGAGAAAAGGACTCGATTCTTCTCTGCCCAAGGTGAAACAGGTCATTAAAATGCTCAAAGAGCTGTTACAGTACTCTTGAAACACGTTTTAACTCTAACCCACTGATAGAACTACAAGAATCCAGCAAGCTGCATAATGTATTGAAAGAGGTCATTATtaaacagcaaacagaaaatacaccctgaaaccaaagaaaaaatgtaGTGCCAGGTTAGTCCTTTTACTTTCTAAATTAAGACAAAGAGCTCAAATGTTCAAATGCTGGCTGAGAATCAGATGCTGATACTAAAAGCAGtgttataaattaaaaaaaaaaaaaaaaaatcaccagttACTGCATATTGAAGTTGCAATGAAGCTAATGCAACGTCCACAGTGGTAGAATCAAGCATAGTCTCATAGTCTCAGGTTCTCCTTAAAAAACTATCTTTTTAATAGCACATATCTCTTTGGCATAGAGATAAGTGGCAGCTTACCTTCAGCCCAGAAGAGAACTCAACCATCTCTTCTGCCTGGACATTCCTCAGGCCATACACGCGGGCAATACCGTCACCAATCGAGAGCACGCGGCCCGTCTCCTCCAGCTCGGCCGAGGTGTCGGCTCCCAGGATGCGCTCCTCCAGAATGGAGGATACCTCGGCAGTACCTGGGGAGATGTTTGAAATCAGATTAGCATCTTAAGGCACAGAAAGCACTCAGTAAGCTTGCCTCGAATCCACAAGGTTCTCtttctcagctgtgctcagaaGTCTAGCCAGCAACACCTCTACTTAGGGTAAGATAAATACCAGCCTCTGTATTGCCAGCAAATAAAAACAGCTTCAATTCATCATCACCTGCCAGCTTCAACCAAAACAGGCCTGGTAGTTATCCACTTTCCTGATTATGTCCTACGCTTTCTCTCCCTAGAAAGTAATTAGATTAGTTAATCAGCCCAAGCCCAGGCAGAACAGGCCTGCTTGCAGAACAGTTACTTGGCCTTGGATACATAAGAACACCCTGCCAAATGATTAATGATCCAAGACCCACACATATATAAATGAATTTCATTATGTTTCAGGAGCAAGTTGTTTGATGTAAGATATAAAAACGTATTCTCCATACTTCAATTCGACTTCCAACAGCTTGTTATCTTCTCAGCTAAAAAACAGTAAGTAACACTGCAAAACTTATTTATTAGTAATGTCCTTAATCACCTTAAACCACTTAAAAAATTTGCATGAGGCACTGCCAAACACACCGCTACACAGTGCAGCTGTCTTCTCTAAACACCAGACTGCTGGCAGCAAAATAAAGTTGTGCTCAAGGACACTAGGTCAAACCCAGGCAGGCCTGGGGAAGTCATCCAGTCCTTCATTCTGCTGCAGGCAACCCCAAGCTGgggccatttttttttcaaataattttcaaataatgcTGCAGGTGAGTTGAATCCTAGTGAAGCAGGTACTCTATGTAAGCCAGCTGACACATGGCCACTCCCTGCGCTGGGGGCATTGTCAAGGTATTAAAGCACAGTTTGCTGGATGTGACCGCTTAGAATGTAAATGTCCTCAAGGGCTGTAACTAACACCATAACcaaattccttttttgtctGACAGACCAAATTCTTAAACCACACTCAAATCCTTCCTCAGACTCACCAGTTTTCTGAAAGCATGCTTTGGAGGCATGGAGGTTTCTTGTAGCAACAAATGCTGCACCGAGGGTGTTTCTGGAAACCTAAAATAAGCCACTGTTTCAGTAAGGTTTCTTTATCATGCAAAAAATTGCTGAGAGATTAATACATCTTTGATCTTGAGTTGCTTATGTGCATCTCAGCTTTGAGCTAAGCTCCACAGCACCCCGTTCACAGCCATGGAACCAAGTCCAGCACCACTAAGAAAGGACCAATAATGAAGATTTGCTCCAAATCCCTCgctgcatttttctgcagtgcGCTGATGTCACCATCAATcgctgcagcagctcccaaagaGAAACCTCACTTTTGTCATTTCTATGAACATGAGAACCTTGGGGCAAAAGGAATCACTGCACCACTGAAGGCTCTGCAGTGAGAAGGTTGTGTCTTCTAACACAAATCTAACTGCAGTGATTCTGGTATTGTTAAAACAcgtaggaaaaaaaaaccaaaaaaacaaaaccaaaacccacaaagcaCTGTAACAAAAATACCTCCGAATCACAATTACTttggaaaagagctctgagGTCAACctatgaccaaacaccaccttgCCAACTAGAACACGGCACTTAAGGGCATTATATCCTTCAACACCTCTGAGCCTGATAACTCCACCACCCCCTGGGCAGGCCCTTGCAATGCCTAATCACCctttctgagaagaaattcttctcttaGCCAATTCTAAAcactaaagaagaaaaaaagctatgATAATGAAAGCATTACAAGATCATGCTTTTGCACTTCAAGCAAGGCTCCCAGGGTAGCACCATGCAGCAACGGTGATGCCATTAAATATCCTGCACCCCGAGCAGGCCTCTCCCCCGTTCATATTCATTGTAAACACTGGCAGGAGTGGTTCCTTACGGCTCTTCCCACTCTCCGTTTCCTCACAAACACGGGATAAACCCCTCACCCCCTCGCACCCCATAACCTTGACCTTGCCTTGACAGCTTTAAATCACCACCCCGAGACCGCGCAAGGACACCGGGTTCCTCAGCGGGGTCTGTCCCACAGCGCTAACAGCATACTCCACGCTTCCCTCCCCACACTCCCAAGTCACCCCCTCACACCCTCAATGTCACCGCGGCccccaagatggcggcggcgcCGCGTCCCCCCGACCCCGCCGACTCCGGGGCGGGCATGGCGCTCACCAGGCCGGCCTGCCGCGGCAGGGAGCGGGCAAGAGCGGCGGCCACGCGGGCGGAGAGCATCGCGGCGGCGGGTCCCGGGGGAGGCTGAGGCTGGCGGACACTGAGGGCTGCCGGCCGCGCGCTCTGCACACAAAATGGCGGCGGCGCCTCACGCCCCTTTTGGCGCGGAGGCCGCGCCCAGGGGGCGGGGAGCGCGAGGGAAGTGCTTCCCGTGCCCCTGATTTGGATGAGTGTGTGTCTATCTGTCTGTCCGTCTACACACGAATAGGTGGAATAGgcaataaaaaaatggaaataattttaaaaaacaaacaaacaaaaacactaAATGAggcttttagaaaaaaagttctCTGCGGGATGCGTCCTTGAAATGGCCCTGAGCGGGCGGAAAGGGCGGGGAGTTAGGGACTACCGGAGATGggacaagggcagggacacgggAAGGAATACCGACAGGAActgaggcagggacagggacaagggcCGGAGATAGAGATAGTGACAAGGACGGGAGCACGGAAAGGGACAGAGACAAGGGTAGGGACAGGGGCACGGAAGAGAACGGGGATAAggacaggagcagagacagggacaggaacagaaTCAGGTACAGAAGTGTTACCCCGCGGGCTCGTTTCCCGGTGTGCAGCACTATTTCACACACCGAGGCGAGGTATTTCTGTCTCTTTGTCTGGTTAGCACAAGGCAGGTAGTTGGGTGTCTAGGTTATCCATCACCAAAACGTTACTCTGTTTATACATTCTAGCAACCAAAGGCGTCAGCATTCATTGCTTGCAAGTTCCATAACTTCTCTGTTAGTACCATTCCATTAACTACCACTTCAATTAATTACCACTCAGACCCTTCTTTGCTAGTTAAATCTCTCACTTTTCATTTTAGTTAGTTAGTTTTGAGTTGGTGGTCGATTAGATGTTGGCCACAATCTCCCACTGTCGGAATTACTCTTCTCCCAGGTACTGACTGTTCAGTCCTGCTGACTTCAGTCTTCCTGGCTCTCATCCAAACAGCCATTCCTCTAGGAATCATCTTGATTTCCTCAAAAAAGCCAAGCACACAATGCTCACAATATGCTCACAATTAATTATAGCTGTCTTGCTACAGCTACTGATTAAATCTTGAGGGGTGCAAAGCTGGTGGGGCTTGGTATCACAAGTACCAAAAGGGGTTGGTGCAGTGCAATGCTGTCTGCAAAAATCTGATTCCTTACCTGTTGTGCAATAAGCCAGTAATTAGACGCACGAGACATTGATTATTTATTGCAATGTTGTGCAAGACTGGGTGCTTAGTGTATTCTAGAACAATCAAAATGCTTTGCAATTTATACATTTTAGCATACAAAGGAACTAGTGTTCGCTGGCTATGTGTTACATAGTCCTCGTTCTCTTATTTATTAGTATTCTATTGGTTAATGATTCTACTGTTTCTCATGCCCAGACTTTCTCTTCTCTTGGGTCAGTTGTCACACATTCCCCCTGCCAGAATTACTGTTTACCCAGTCAGAGCTGATTTCAGCACAGATGCTGGGTTCACTTTATTAGTTTCTTTCTCATCTTGGAAGTTCAAGCAGATGTCCTTGTGGCCTGTAAACTCTGCATTCTCTGTGCCCGCTATCAGTGGTACATCCTTCCTTCCCAAACTTTGTTAACCTCCCCCTAGGTCTGAGATCATTGAAGCATATCAAGCTTGAGAAGGCAATTCCACcaagtaatttgttttctctaacACATGGACATTACTCAGAGCTTGTTTGTTAGCTGCTATCTGTTTCATGGATTAAACCTGAGTGCCCTGAGTATAGAAGCCCAGAAGATAAGAGATTGTGTGCCTCAAACACCAATAGCTGGATAACTGTAGAGCCAACCACAGATTGTTGGTACCAAGAATCAAGGTTTGTTGGTAAAAACACAGCTGCAAGGAAGAACAGGATGTGTCTGGAGAAGGGACCATTCAGATATAGGGCAGCATTTTTCTGGGACAAACATCCTTGTTCTAGTTCCTGGagacaaacacagcacagcaatgAAGACAAGAAGCAGTCTAGGACTGTACAGGTAATCAAGACCACCAGAGACCCTTGAAGCCCTCCAactcattttcagaaatgtctAGAAGAATGAACTGCAGATGATGAATTTGCATAGAAAGTGAGAAAGCAACCTCCAGGGCAGGAAAAGTCATCTATAAAAGGTGCCCCCACCAAGACCTTATGTGCAGGCACCCCAAGACCCTAGACACTCCACCAGCCAGATCAAAACTGGAGCCAAACCTGgtgatttctttcttcctctctcctcctctttaATCCTGCTATCTTCCCTTTCACCCTACCTCTTTATCCAAaacccactgccctgggcttATATGTGGAGGTCAGAGACTAACATTAATTTCCATGCCAAGTGTGTAATTTAACTTGGAAAACTTTTATGAACTCTCCGAATTTTGTCATTCCTTTTGACCACGAGCACCTTTGAATATTGGATGCTCCATTTCCCTAAAGGGTTGGATACCACatcaagccctgtccaacctgggCCAGAACACTTCCAAggttggggcatccacagctgctctgggcaacctgtgacAGGGCCTCCCCATCCACACAgacaggaattccttcccaatatcccatctatccctgccttgtgcccagtgcctgtgcagctctcctggagcccctggaggccctggcaggggctctgaggtgtccctggagccttctcttgtgcaggggaacagccccagctgggccaggctggctccagagcagaggggctccagccctggcagcatctccgtgccctcctctgcactggctccagcagctccaggtccttgtgctgttggagccagggctggggcagctctgcaggtgggttctcacctgagcccaggggcacaggggcagaatccccccaCCCCTCAGTCTGCAGCTGAGGATGATTTTATGTCTCGTATGTGAGACAGGATTTGGTCTGCAGTGAGAAAGTGCTGAAACTCAGGCAGTGTGATCAGTCGCTCTGGTAATCCACAGAGGATGGTAAAGCCACAGATTCCAGTGGATTCCCCTTCTGAGATTGAAAAGGTTAAGTGAAAAATCCTCAGCTACTTCGGCATGTGTTGTACCAAATGTGTTTCTTCACCAATTCTTTCCATgtgaattatttcagaaatcatttaaatttctgtaaaagtgcctgaaataaacccaaaaaacccacatggATGTTAAGAGCTAACACCACCACTCCCCCCGGCCAGGGCTTCACACCCCTTTTTGTGAAGACAATTTTCTGAATATCCGATCTAAacctccccatgcccagcctgaggccgttccctctcctcctgtccctgttccctgggagcacagccggctgtcccctcctgccaggagctgtgcagagccacaaggtccccccgagcctccttttctccagactcagccccttcccagctccctcagcctctcctggggctccagccccttcccagctccgttccctgccctggacacgctccagcccctcggtgtctctgctgtcctgagggcccagagctgtccccagcactggaggtgcctcagcagtgccagcacggggacaggcactgccctgctgttAAAAACGAGAGCAGGCTCCCGGTCCTagagtgatttcagcatttattataatCAAAGAAAGGCCTAAAGCAGGGGGCCCGCGGGCCGGGCAGGAGCGTTTCCCTCAGAGGCGCTGCAGCGCCGGCgctgggctgctcagcagcgATGTCCCAAGGGGAGCGGCACAGATTCACGGCGTCAGAAGCTCCTTTTTATCCTGgtttttgtccctttggattggtttctttttggatccttcatttgcatgaaggtttaagGCGCTTGATTGGCCTATTacagttctgtccaggctggctcgTTTCGCTGGGGGTGGTGCACTTTACTTACGTGTAATACGGTACGTTGAGTACCGTATTTCCTATAACCacccttttaaccccttttacaaTAACCAAAGTAACAGTACATGCTTAACGATCTATCAactattttacaacagtttctaacctatttttTGCACTGGGACTGTGTCACACCCtggctgggacagcccaggggcCATTACCCACATGGGCACCCTGGGCTCATGTCCAGTCGCACCCCCAGACATCTTTCTGCTGTACTCATTGATGCCTTCCCCCTCTTGCATCGCTTGTTTCGTTTTTCTGTTGCTGAGGTTCGTTTGGCGTTTTTTACCATCTTCCCTTAACTGACAGGCAGCTCGATTCAGGGCGTTTAACGCTCCGATTAACTGTTAAACACTTTTCCTTCGCTATTTCCCCGGCTCCGGTGCAAGCCCGGTGCCACCGCCGTGCCGCGGCGGCGCCGCCCCTCAGCCGCCCACTCCCGACAGGCTCCGGGCAGGA includes:
- the ATP5F1A gene encoding ATP synthase subunit alpha, mitochondrial — encoded protein: MLSARVAAALARSLPRQAGLVSRNTLGAAFVATRNLHASKACFQKTGTAEVSSILEERILGADTSAELEETGRVLSIGDGIARVYGLRNVQAEEMVEFSSGLKGMSLNLEPDNVGVVVFGNDRLIKEGDVVKRTGAIVDVPVGEELLGRVVDALGNPIDGKGAIASKTRRRVGLKAPGIIPRISVREPMQTGIKAVDSLVPIGRGQRELIIGDRQTGKTSIAIDTIINQKRFNDGTDEKKKLYCIYVAIGQKRSTVAQLVKRLTDADAMKYTIVVSATASDAAPLQYLAPYSGCSMGEYFRDNGKHALIIYDDLSKQAVAYRQMSLLLRRPPGREAYPGDVFYLHSRLLERAAKMNDSFGGGSLTALPVIETQAGDVSAYIPTNVISITDGQIFLETELFYKGIRPAINVGLSVSRVGSAAQTRAMKQVAGTMKLELAQYREVAAFAQFGSDLDAATQQLLNRGVRLTELLKQGQYVPMAIEEQVAVIYAGVRGHLDKLEPSKITKFESAFLAHVLSQHQDLLSTIRTEGKISDQTEAKLKEIVTKFLSTFEA